AACCGATCACGAGAATGCGCATGACCACCAAGTCTAGAGGTAGCCTGGCTGGCATGAGTAGCGTGTTCACCAAGATCATCAACGGCGAGCTCCCGGCCCGCTTCGTCTACCGCGACGATCTGGTCGTCGCCTTCCTCAGCATCGAGCCCCTCCGTTACGGCCACGTGCTGGTCGTGCCGGTCGAGGAGACCGACCGGTGGACCGACCTCTCCCCCACCGTCTGGGGTCAGCTCAACGAGGTCGCCCAGAACGTCGGCCGCGCGGTGAAGGAGGCCTTCGACGCGTCCCGCGCCGGGTACATCATCGCCGGTTTCGACGTCCCCCACACCCACATCCACATCTTCCCCACCGACCGGATGAGCGAGTACAACTTCTCCCTGGCCATGGCCGCCGACGCCACCGACCCGGCGAAGATGGACGATGCCGCAGAGAAGATCCGTGCCGTCCTGGAGACGGACGCCGACGGCCACCCGCGCTAGTGTCCCTGTTGCGTTGGGTGCCGCACCGCGGGACCCTGCCGCCGCTTCCCCCGCTGGATCGGACGGAGGGCACCCCGGTGATGCTGCTGCACGGGCTCATGGGGTCGCCCGGCAACTTCGAACGCACCGCACGCGGGTTGCTTGACCTGGGGATCCCGGCCGTCGCGCCCCTGTACGGACTGCGGGGCACCGTGCGCATCGAGCAGTCCTTCGCCGAACTCGTCGCAGTCACCGGAGAGATCCTGGTTGCCAGGGAGCGTATCGACATCGTCGGGCACTCCCTCGGCGGCCACCTCGGCCTCCGTCTGGCCCACGAGTTCCCCGGCCGGGTACGGACCCTGGTCGGCGTGGGTGCCGCCTTCCGTGGGCTACCGCCGCCACCGAACCCGGCGGTGCGCCTCGGTGTGGGCATCGTGATGGGCCGCGGCGCCGATGACCTGATGACCAGGGTCCCCTTCGAGGCCGCCGCACCGGAGGGCACCCGGGTGGTCTCCCTCATCTCGGACGCCGACCGGGTCGTTCCCGCCGCCTCCTCTGAACTCGGCGAGGTCCGCCGGATCTCCGGCATCCGCCACGAGCATCTGCCCGGCCTGGCCGCGGACATCATTGCCGCCCTGGAGTGGACACCATGAGCGACCACACCGCCGACATCGACGGCACCGGGTACGCCTTCGACTGGCCGCAGGGCATGACCCTGCTCGACGCCCTGCTGGCCGAGGAGATCCCGGCCCACTACTCCTGCATGGAGGGTCACTGCGGAACCTGCCAGTGCACCCTGACGGGAGGCCCGTCCCACATGCTGAAAAACGAGGTCCTCTCCCCCTACGAGATCAACCACGAGGACCAGACCCTGGCCTGCCAGACCATCCGTGACGGCGAGGGCCCCTACCGGATGAGTTCGGACTAGTCGGCGGGTGTCAGGAACAGGCCGGGGTGTTGCTTCCGGACCCCGTGTCTCCGCGTTACCGGGAAATCCTGGACCGTTCCTGACGCCTTCGCGCCCGGTCACCCCCGGAGAGCGGCAAACCGGCGGTAGGGCACGGAACCACGCCCTATGGTTGTTACATGGATCTGACTCCCCGACTGCATGACAACCCGGAACTGCCCGAGGGCGAAGCCCGCCCCACCATCCTCCCCGCCTACTTCGGGAAGTTCGGTGGCCAGTTTGTCCCCCCGTCGCTGCTGCCCGTTCTCGACGAACTTGAACGCGCCTACGCAGAGGCCCTCGAGGACCCTGAGTTCATCGCGGAGCTGAACAAGCTCTACACCTCCTACCTGGGCCGTCCCACCCCGATCACCGAGACCGTGAATCTGCCCCGCGAGGGCAGGGGCAGGGGGCATGCCCGGATCTTCCTCAAGCGCGAGGACCTCGTGCACGGTGGCGCGCACAAGGGCAACCAGGTCATGGCCCAGGCACTGCTGGCGAGGAAGCTGGGCAAGACCCGCCTCATCGCGGAGACCGGGGCAGGCCAGCACGGCACCGCCACGGCCATGGCCGCCGCCCGATTCGGCATGGAGTGCACCATCTACATGGGAGCCCGTGACGTCGCCCGCCAGCAGTCCAACGTCTACCGCATGCGCCTGATGGGCGCCGAGGTCATCCCCGTCGACGACAACGGCGGCAATGGTCTGCAGAACGCCGTCGACGTCGCCCTGCGCGACTGGGTCGAGTCCTACGAGAACACCCACTACCTGCTGGGCACCGCCGCCGGCCCGCATCCCTTCCCCAGCCTGGTCAAGGAATACCACCGGGTGATCTCGAAGGAGTCGCGTGCGCAGATGCTCGAGGAGGTCGGCCGGCTTCCCGACGCCGTCATCGCCGCCGTCGGCGGTGGTTCCAACGCCATCGGCGCCTTCGCCGAGTACTTCGACGACTCCGACGTCGCGCTCATCGGCTGCGAACCGGCCGGCGAGGGCCTGGACTCCGGGAAGCACGGTGCCCCGCTCAACCGCGGCCGCGTGGGCATCCTCCACGGTTCCCGTTCCTACGTCATGCTGGGCGAGGGTGAGGATGACGTGCTCAACTCCCATTCCATCTCCGCAGGGCTGGACTACCCGGGCGTCGGCCCCGAGCACGCCTGGCTCCTGGAGACCGGCCGCGCCACCTACGTCGGAGTCTCCGACGATGAGGCCCTGCAGGCCTTCCGCATGCTCACCCGCTACGAGGGCATCATCCCCGCGCTCGAGTCCTCCCACGCCCTGGCGTATGCACTCAAGCTGGCCGAGATCGACGAGGCCGAGGGCAACCACGACCGCATCTACCTGGTGAACCTATCGGGCCGTGGCGACAAGGACCTCTCCTACGTTCGGCGCCTCCTCGGCGAGGCTGCGGACGAGGACCCGGAAACCCATACCGTCGAGGGGCTCGACATCGCCGGCGCCATCGCCGAGCTGGGCGCCGCAGCGGATTAGACGTCCGGTGCGGTCAGGGCGCTACTCCGAGCGGGGCAGCCGCACCGTGAAGGCACTTCCCTCCCCCTCGGTGGTGTCCACGGTGATGCTTCCCCCATGCTTCTCCACCAGCGACTTCACGATCGCCAGGCCCAGGCCTGAGCCGCCGGATGCGCGGGAGCGGGAGGGATCCTCGCGGTAGAAACGCTCGAAGATGTGGCTGGCGGCCTCCGGGGACATGCCCCGGCCGTCATCCGCGACGGTGAGGACAACATCATCGTCCTCGAGTCGCAGCGTCACCGTCACCACCGCCTCCGGACCACCGTGGGTCAGTCCGTTGGAGATGAGGTTGAGCAGCACCTGGTGGAGCCGCGAGACGTCGCCTTCGACGACGGGGACCGATGAGGTTTCGTTGCTCACGGTCACCTCCCGCCCCGGGAAGGCCGCACGTGCCGAGGACGCCACCGAGAGCGACAGCTCCAGCAGATCCACCGTGGTGAGTTCCAGGCGGGAACCCTCTGCCCGGGTCAGCGCCAGGAGGTCCTCGACGAGCAGGGACATGCGACGGGATTCGTCGTCGATACGCGTGAACACCATGTCGATGTCATCGGTGGCTCCGGAGCGGTACAGCTCGGTGTAGCCGCGAACCGAGGTCAGCGGGGTGCGCAGCTCGTGGGAGGCGTCGCCGACGAAACGCCTCATCTGCTCCTCCTTGCTCCGGGCCGTCTCCACGGACTCCTGGAGCTGTCCGATCATGGTGTTGAGGGCGTGTGCCAGCTGTCCGACCTCTGTCGTCCGCGGCCAGGCGGGGACACGACGGTCCAGGTCACCCGCCGCGATCTCACCGGCGGTGCGTTCGACCTCGCGCAGCGGGGCCATGGCCTGGCGCACGACGTAGTAACTGAGCAGGGCGAGCACCGCCAGGACGAGCAGGCTGATGACCACCTGCACCAGCGCGAGTCCGTAGAGGAGGGTCTGTTCCCGGGCGAGGTTCTTCGCCACGACCGTGGTCACCCCCTCCTCGCGGTGGGCGATGACGCGCCAGCGGGTCTTGGAGTCACTTCCCGGCGCGGAGTCAACGGTCTGCGGAGGACGACCCACGGCGACGCTGGAGAGTCGGGGGAGTTCACCCGGGTCGTTGAACACGACGGAGGAGCCGTCCTCGAAGAGTTTGATCACCACGTAGTCCGAGGGCGGCCGGGAGTCGGTCTCGGACTTGAAGATCTCCGAGCTCCTCGCCCACCCGCTGAGGGAGTTGACCAGGTCTTCGTCGACACGCGAATAAGTCACCTCGCGCATGATCGAGGACACCGCCACCGAACTCGCCGCGAGCCCGAGACCGGAGAGGACCACGATGATGACCACCAGCCACGTCCGCAGGGGCCACGCACGTTCGGGGACCTGCGGGGGCGGAGGCGCGTGGAGGGTCTCCCGCGGGTCCAGCTTCGCGTACGGGTTGTCCACCGGCGGTGCTGCCTCCTGCCCACCTGTCTGGGGAGAAGAAGGGTAGGGAGGGAGCGTCACTGGCGGGGCGTCCGGAGCACGTATCCGACGCCCCGGACCGTGTGGATCAGCGGGACGTCACCGGTGTCGATCTTGCGGCGGAGATAGGAGATGTAGGACTCGACCACGTTGCCGTCGCCGCCGAAGTCGTAGTGCCACACGTTGTCCAGGATCTTCGACTTGCTCAGCACGACCTCTGCGTTGAGCATGAGGTAGCGCAACAGGTTGAACTCCGTGGGCGACAGCTCGACGATCCTGCCTGCCTTGGTCACCTCATGGGTCTCGTCGTTGAGGGTGAGGTCGGCGTAGGTGATCGCCGCATCCTCCGGGTTCTGCTCGTTGATGTGGCCACGGCGCAGGATCACGCGCAGTCGGGTGATCACCTCTTCGAGGGAGAAGGGCTTGGTCACGTAGTCGTCGGCGCCGATGGTCAGGCCGTGGATGCGGTTCTCGACGGCGTCCTTGGCGGTCAGGTAGAGCACCGGCCCGTCGAGTCCCTCACTGCGCAGTTTGGTCAGCAGCTCGAAGCCGTCCATGCCGGGCATCATCACATCGAGGATGTAGGCGTCGGGGTTGAAGTCCCGCGCCACGCGCAGTGCCTCCGTGCCGGAGCTGGCCGTACGGACGTCAAAACCCTGGAATTTCAGGCTGACGGTGAGCAGTTCGACGATGTTCGGTTCGTCGTCGACGACGAGTACCTTGATCTCGTTCGGGCCTGCCTGTGTGTCATTCATGTCTTCCATTGTCCATCACTTTCCCTGTAGATGCCTTCGAGTCAACTACCCCGCTCTTCGACCCGGCTGAACGAAGTCTGGAAGTTTCCTGGACAAGGGCATCCACCGGGTGTCTAGCGCCATTGCACGTCAGTCAGATCGATTCCCTCCTGCTGCGCCTGGGCCTCGATGAGGCTGAGCAGGTATTCCGCGTGCCCCTGGTAGGTGGCGTTGAAGCGCTGGTCCTGGGTGTACATGCGGGCGAGCAGGACCTGCTTCTCCGGTGCGATCTCATAGAAACGACCGATGGACGCCCGGTGCTTCTCGACGACCCTGCGCGCCTCCTCGCTCCCCGGCTCCACGCCGCGGGCCGCGGCATCCGCGAGGAGCGCGACGAACTCGTCCTGCTCCTGTTTCACGGCGAGCCAGTCACCGTCACTGAGGTTGGCCGCCACGGCCTGGGACTGCTCCCATTCCGGGGTGTCACCCCAGCGCTGCTGCGCCTCCTCCTGGTACTCCGGCTTCCACTGGTCACCGAAGAGCTTCATGCGGTCCTCCACGGACATGGTCTCCTCCTTGAGAATGTCATCGACTGCCCGGACCATCCGGTGCAGGTGACCGATGCGTTCCACCAGCACCTCGCGCTGGTGGAGCAGGGCGTCCCGGGTGGAAGCGGGCTCATCCAGCAGTTCAACGATCTCCTTGAGCGGGAGACCGGCCTCGCGGTAGACGAGGATCTGCCACGCCCGGTCCAGATCCGCCTCCGTGTAGAGACGGTGGTCGGCCCAGGTCCGCCAGCCCGGCACGAGAAGTCCGATGTGGTCCCAGTGCCGCAGCGTGCGGGTGGTCACGCGCAGGATGTCGGCGGCCTCGCCGATGGTGTGGTCGGTCACGTGTCCAGTGTGCTGGTTGACGCCACGTCAAGCGCAAGGGGCGGCTCGGTGGGGCGAAGATCGTACAGATCGTACAGGAGGAGAAGTGGCTGTTACCGTCGGTGCCAACCCGTTTCGTCCGAGCTTCGGCACCACCCCGACCGTGGTTGCCGGGCGAGAAAGCCTCGTGGCCAACGTGGGGCTCTCCCTGCGGGAAGGTCCGGGCTCCCCCTACCGCTTCACCCTGATCAGCGGCGCCCGCGGTGCGGGCAAAACCGTGCTGCTCAACCTCCTGGAGGATGAGGCCCGCACCGCCGCCTGGCGGGTGATCCGCGTTCCGGCCTCCCGGGACCCCATCACGGAGCTGCGTGACGTGGACCTGCCCCGCCTCCGCCACGCACTCGATGGGACTGCACCCCGGCGGACTATCACCGGAGGATCGATCGCCGGGGTGGGGTCCATCGCAACCGAGGTCACCCAGCCGACTGCCCCCGCGGAATCCCTGCGGACCCGGCTACGGGAGGTCTGCACCCTGCTGAAGGAACTCGGCTCCGGCCTCTTCCTCCCCCTTGATGAACTCCAGTCCGCGACACCGGAGGACCTCCACCAGCTCACTGACGCGATCCAGGATCTGGTCCGCGACGAACTGCCGGTCGCCCTGGCCGTGGCGGGACTCCCCTTCGAGATTGCCGAACTGCTTGACCTGCCCGGCACCACCTTCCTCCGCCGGGCCATGCCCATCCAGCTGGGCCCCCTCCCGGACGATGAGGTGGCCAGAACCCTGGCGGCCACGGCAGCTACCAGCGGGCGCCGCTTCACACCGGAGGCGTTGGGCAGG
This sequence is a window from Corynebacterium comes. Protein-coding genes within it:
- a CDS encoding sensor histidine kinase produces the protein MDNPYAKLDPRETLHAPPPPQVPERAWPLRTWLVVIIVVLSGLGLAASSVAVSSIMREVTYSRVDEDLVNSLSGWARSSEIFKSETDSRPPSDYVVIKLFEDGSSVVFNDPGELPRLSSVAVGRPPQTVDSAPGSDSKTRWRVIAHREEGVTTVVAKNLAREQTLLYGLALVQVVISLLVLAVLALLSYYVVRQAMAPLREVERTAGEIAAGDLDRRVPAWPRTTEVGQLAHALNTMIGQLQESVETARSKEEQMRRFVGDASHELRTPLTSVRGYTELYRSGATDDIDMVFTRIDDESRRMSLLVEDLLALTRAEGSRLELTTVDLLELSLSVASSARAAFPGREVTVSNETSSVPVVEGDVSRLHQVLLNLISNGLTHGGPEAVVTVTLRLEDDDVVLTVADDGRGMSPEAASHIFERFYREDPSRSRASGGSGLGLAIVKSLVEKHGGSITVDTTEGEGSAFTVRLPRSE
- a CDS encoding ATP-binding protein — encoded protein: MAVTVGANPFRPSFGTTPTVVAGRESLVANVGLSLREGPGSPYRFTLISGARGAGKTVLLNLLEDEARTAAWRVIRVPASRDPITELRDVDLPRLRHALDGTAPRRTITGGSIAGVGSIATEVTQPTAPAESLRTRLREVCTLLKELGSGLFLPLDELQSATPEDLHQLTDAIQDLVRDELPVALAVAGLPFEIAELLDLPGTTFLRRAMPIQLGPLPDDEVARTLAATAATSGRRFTPEALGRAVAACAGYAYLIQVVGSIAWTIADGETIEHAAVDQALPLVRERIGMQVHQPALRGLPEREREYLEAMISLGTPTATGQVAELLGLPANQQSTYRRRLIERGLIRAAGYGHVDFGLPYLGEHLRRQG
- a CDS encoding response regulator transcription factor; this translates as MEDMNDTQAGPNEIKVLVVDDEPNIVELLTVSLKFQGFDVRTASSGTEALRVARDFNPDAYILDVMMPGMDGFELLTKLRSEGLDGPVLYLTAKDAVENRIHGLTIGADDYVTKPFSLEEVITRLRVILRRGHINEQNPEDAAITYADLTLNDETHEVTKAGRIVELSPTEFNLLRYLMLNAEVVLSKSKILDNVWHYDFGGDGNVVESYISYLRRKIDTGDVPLIHTVRGVGYVLRTPRQ
- a CDS encoding alpha/beta fold hydrolase; this encodes MSLLRWVPHRGTLPPLPPLDRTEGTPVMLLHGLMGSPGNFERTARGLLDLGIPAVAPLYGLRGTVRIEQSFAELVAVTGEILVARERIDIVGHSLGGHLGLRLAHEFPGRVRTLVGVGAAFRGLPPPPNPAVRLGVGIVMGRGADDLMTRVPFEAAAPEGTRVVSLISDADRVVPAASSELGEVRRISGIRHEHLPGLAADIIAALEWTP
- a CDS encoding 2Fe-2S iron-sulfur cluster-binding protein codes for the protein MSDHTADIDGTGYAFDWPQGMTLLDALLAEEIPAHYSCMEGHCGTCQCTLTGGPSHMLKNEVLSPYEINHEDQTLACQTIRDGEGPYRMSSD
- the trpB gene encoding tryptophan synthase subunit beta, coding for MDLTPRLHDNPELPEGEARPTILPAYFGKFGGQFVPPSLLPVLDELERAYAEALEDPEFIAELNKLYTSYLGRPTPITETVNLPREGRGRGHARIFLKREDLVHGGAHKGNQVMAQALLARKLGKTRLIAETGAGQHGTATAMAAARFGMECTIYMGARDVARQQSNVYRMRLMGAEVIPVDDNGGNGLQNAVDVALRDWVESYENTHYLLGTAAGPHPFPSLVKEYHRVISKESRAQMLEEVGRLPDAVIAAVGGGSNAIGAFAEYFDDSDVALIGCEPAGEGLDSGKHGAPLNRGRVGILHGSRSYVMLGEGEDDVLNSHSISAGLDYPGVGPEHAWLLETGRATYVGVSDDEALQAFRMLTRYEGIIPALESSHALAYALKLAEIDEAEGNHDRIYLVNLSGRGDKDLSYVRRLLGEAADEDPETHTVEGLDIAGAIAELGAAAD
- a CDS encoding MerR family transcriptional regulator; this encodes MTDHTIGEAADILRVTTRTLRHWDHIGLLVPGWRTWADHRLYTEADLDRAWQILVYREAGLPLKEIVELLDEPASTRDALLHQREVLVERIGHLHRMVRAVDDILKEETMSVEDRMKLFGDQWKPEYQEEAQQRWGDTPEWEQSQAVAANLSDGDWLAVKQEQDEFVALLADAAARGVEPGSEEARRVVEKHRASIGRFYEIAPEKQVLLARMYTQDQRFNATYQGHAEYLLSLIEAQAQQEGIDLTDVQWR
- a CDS encoding HIT family protein: MSSVFTKIINGELPARFVYRDDLVVAFLSIEPLRYGHVLVVPVEETDRWTDLSPTVWGQLNEVAQNVGRAVKEAFDASRAGYIIAGFDVPHTHIHIFPTDRMSEYNFSLAMAADATDPAKMDDAAEKIRAVLETDADGHPR